From the archaeon BMS3Bbin15 genome, one window contains:
- a CDS encoding DSBA-like thioredoxin domain protein: MDKQILIELFTSPTCPYCPKAKEISERIVKELPNALLIERDVTVNENAEIARKYSIQGVPTMIINGAYRIVGVPSSEIKVINYLKQI; the protein is encoded by the coding sequence ATGGATAAACAAATACTTATTGAGCTCTTTACTTCTCCGACATGTCCGTACTGTCCAAAAGCAAAGGAGATTTCTGAGAGAATAGTCAAAGAGCTTCCAAATGCCCTTCTCATAGAAAGAGATGTCACTGTAAATGAGAATGCTGAAATAGCAAGAAAATACAGTATACAGGGTGTGCCTACAATGATAATAAACGGTGCTTACAGAATTGTTGGTGTGCCCAGCTCTGAAATAAAAGTTATAAACTATCTGAAACAGATATAA